The Vallitalea longa genome includes a window with the following:
- a CDS encoding RNA polymerase sigma factor — protein MSTFNNDHYNKLVEFIKIHQDDFYRLAYSYVHNRDSALDIVQESIYKSLTSIDKLKNINKIKAWMFSIIINTSISFLRKNKRLIITNNIPEAVQYQNIDIADKMDLHQAIERLDMKYKTVIILRYFQGLKINEIADITGVNVNTVKSRLYSGINRLKVILNKRG, from the coding sequence ATGTCGACATTTAACAATGATCATTATAACAAACTTGTTGAGTTCATAAAAATTCATCAAGATGATTTTTATAGATTAGCGTACAGTTATGTACACAATAGAGATTCTGCATTGGATATTGTCCAAGAATCCATTTATAAAAGCCTTACGTCAATAGATAAACTAAAAAACATAAATAAAATAAAAGCATGGATGTTTAGTATAATAATAAATACTTCTATAAGTTTCTTAAGAAAAAATAAACGACTTATTATTACAAACAATATTCCCGAAGCCGTTCAATATCAAAATATTGATATTGCTGATAAAATGGATCTTCATCAAGCTATAGAAAGACTTGATATGAAGTATAAAACGGTAATAATATTAAGATATTTTCAAGGTCTGAAGATTAATGAAATAGCCGATATTACAGGGGTTAATGTTAATACTGTAAAATCAAGATTATATAGTGGAATAAATAGACTTAAAGTAATATTAAATAAGCGAGGATAA
- a CDS encoding CPBP family intramembrane glutamic endopeptidase, with the protein MNSTRRGNRFIFILISIMAFVGPFTISYLAKIFNFKITYVCSILIPQLIFIVIPVILYFIITRESIKETLMLKKLDIINILISIGIGLLIQPLLSVVNILSQIFFENQVSSTIFSIADLPLWLLLILVAVLPAINEEFVTRGILVSNYKNVNIYKTALISGLSFGMLHLNGNQFSYAFVMGIILCLLVKITGSIYSSMIIHFLINGLQMVLVKVAMILQEIFGQITDFDDLLQESIDSVGHETILSLLPGPLILTLFTLPVVYLLFKVAVRHNNKQYLFTKNDVSEIEQPKIKKPKIFDIYLILSIIIFVAYVVIYEILKLR; encoded by the coding sequence ATGAACTCTACAAGACGTGGTAATAGATTTATATTTATACTTATTTCAATAATGGCTTTTGTTGGTCCCTTTACAATAAGTTATTTAGCCAAAATCTTTAATTTTAAAATAACTTATGTATGCAGTATACTGATACCTCAACTTATATTTATAGTGATTCCTGTTATTCTATATTTTATCATTACAAGAGAATCTATAAAAGAAACACTTATGTTAAAGAAATTAGATATTATTAACATTTTGATATCTATTGGCATAGGATTACTGATACAACCTCTACTAAGTGTCGTTAATATACTATCACAAATATTTTTTGAAAATCAAGTATCATCTACTATTTTTTCTATTGCTGATTTGCCATTATGGCTATTATTGATATTAGTAGCTGTACTTCCAGCAATTAATGAAGAATTTGTTACCAGAGGTATCTTAGTATCTAATTATAAAAACGTGAATATATATAAAACAGCCTTAATCAGTGGTTTATCTTTTGGAATGCTTCACCTTAATGGTAACCAATTTTCTTATGCATTCGTAATGGGAATTATATTATGTTTATTAGTTAAAATAACTGGTTCAATATATTCAAGCATGATTATTCATTTTTTAATTAATGGATTACAAATGGTTTTAGTCAAAGTAGCAATGATTTTACAAGAAATATTTGGGCAAATTACTGATTTTGATGATTTACTACAAGAATCTATAGATAGTGTAGGGCATGAGACAATATTATCACTCTTACCAGGACCGCTAATATTAACATTATTCACATTACCTGTTGTTTATCTATTATTTAAGGTAGCCGTACGACATAATAATAAACAATACCTATTCACTAAAAATGATGTTTCAGAAATAGAACAACCAAAAATTAAAAAGCCAAAAATATTTGATATCTACCTTATATTATCCATAATAATATTTGTTGCTTACGTAGTCATATATGAAATCTTAAAACTTAGATAA
- the trmB gene encoding tRNA (guanosine(46)-N7)-methyltransferase TrmB, with translation MRLRNVKDSDKKISIHPKVVKNEKNYKGKWNKIFNNDNPIHIEIGMGKGKFITTLAKNNPNINYIGFEKFTKVLVRALKNLEEEDLRNVLVIRMDAEEILDVFQEGEIDRIYLNFSDPWPKDRHDKRRLTHHNFLEKYEKILSPDGRICFKTDNKDLFEFSLEEIEKYGWKVEKVTRDLHSNDNGEDNIMTEYEEKFVSMGIPISRLEAVKERLS, from the coding sequence ATGAGATTAAGAAATGTTAAAGATTCAGATAAAAAGATTTCCATTCATCCAAAGGTTGTAAAAAACGAAAAGAACTACAAGGGTAAATGGAATAAGATATTTAACAATGATAATCCTATACATATAGAGATTGGAATGGGTAAGGGTAAGTTCATAACAACATTAGCAAAAAATAACCCCAATATTAACTATATAGGGTTTGAGAAATTTACTAAAGTATTAGTAAGAGCCTTAAAGAATTTAGAGGAGGAAGATCTTAGAAATGTTTTAGTTATCAGAATGGATGCAGAGGAAATACTTGATGTATTTCAAGAAGGTGAGATTGATAGAATATATCTTAACTTTTCTGATCCATGGCCAAAAGACAGACATGATAAAAGAAGACTGACTCATCATAACTTCTTAGAAAAATATGAGAAAATATTATCACCTGATGGAAGAATATGTTTTAAAACGGATAATAAGGATTTATTCGAATTTTCTCTTGAGGAGATTGAAAAATATGGCTGGAAAGTTGAAAAGGTGACCAGAGATTTACACAGTAATGATAATGGAGAAGATAATATTATGACTGAATATGAAGAAAAATTTGTTAGTATGGGGATACCTATTTCTAGGCTCGAAGCTGTTAAAGAAAGATTAAGTTAG
- a CDS encoding DUF3298 and DUF4163 domain-containing protein, producing MENKLYKMKQEYENITIPKELNDIVEKTIEETTRKVIRREMIFNRGFKAVGATFLICILFIFVLNTNKTLAKTISNLPIIGRVARVLTFVDYKYENDSITENVVIPRVDGLNDVDLQDKINTEIKNKMDEQIKEAEKRAEEYKEAYFETGGTQENYKPIKFEIDYEKKYNDESILSFIIYHNETLAPAYSGSYYYNIDLTTDKEMTLEDVLGKDYMTRANESIEKQIKKLLENPPKDRHYGFFKGESGFKSIKEDQGFFINSNQKVVIVFDKYEIADGATGKLEFIID from the coding sequence ATGGAAAATAAATTATATAAGATGAAACAAGAATATGAAAATATCACTATTCCTAAAGAGTTAAATGATATTGTTGAAAAAACAATTGAAGAGACTACCAGAAAAGTGATAAGAAGAGAAATGATATTCAATAGAGGATTCAAGGCAGTAGGTGCTACTTTTTTAATATGTATTTTGTTTATATTTGTATTGAACACTAATAAGACATTAGCCAAAACAATATCTAATTTACCTATCATAGGTAGAGTTGCTAGAGTACTGACTTTTGTAGATTATAAATATGAAAATGATAGCATAACTGAAAATGTTGTGATTCCTAGAGTTGATGGTCTTAATGATGTAGACTTACAAGACAAAATCAATACAGAGATAAAAAATAAAATGGATGAGCAAATAAAAGAAGCTGAAAAGCGTGCAGAAGAGTATAAAGAAGCGTATTTTGAGACAGGTGGAACACAAGAAAATTATAAACCTATAAAATTCGAAATTGATTATGAAAAAAAATATAATGATGAATCAATTTTATCATTTATCATATATCATAATGAAACTCTTGCACCTGCCTACTCCGGTTCATATTATTATAATATCGATTTAACTACTGATAAAGAAATGACATTAGAAGATGTTCTTGGTAAGGATTATATGACTAGAGCAAATGAAAGTATTGAAAAACAGATAAAGAAATTACTAGAGAATCCTCCAAAAGATCGACATTATGGATTCTTTAAAGGAGAATCAGGATTCAAGAGTATAAAAGAAGACCAAGGTTTCTTTATAAATAGCAATCAAAAAGTAGTAATTGTGTTTGATAAATACGAAATAGCTGATGGAGCAACAGGTAAACTTGAATTTATTATTGATTAG
- a CDS encoding complex I 24 kDa subunit family protein, protein MEITIDKNETENYEELNQIIEKYKDKKGMLIYILKKAQDIFGYLPIKVQSYISEKMDIPISTINGVVSFYSLFSQEPTGKYTISVCLGTACYVKGAADILEAIKEELGLDVGETTHNNLFTLKATRCIGACGLAPVITINDDVYGRLSPSDIPSIIHKYTKNS, encoded by the coding sequence TTGGAAATAACAATAGATAAAAATGAAACTGAGAATTATGAAGAATTGAATCAGATAATTGAAAAATATAAAGACAAGAAAGGAATGCTCATTTATATTCTAAAAAAAGCTCAAGATATCTTCGGCTATCTTCCTATAAAAGTCCAATCCTATATTTCTGAAAAAATGGATATTCCCATATCTACAATCAATGGAGTCGTAAGCTTCTATTCACTATTTTCTCAAGAACCTACAGGTAAATATACAATAAGTGTTTGTCTAGGAACTGCCTGTTATGTTAAAGGCGCCGCTGACATTTTAGAAGCAATAAAAGAAGAATTGGGATTAGATGTTGGGGAAACCACTCATAACAATCTATTTACATTAAAAGCAACCAGATGTATAGGAGCATGCGGTCTTGCACCAGTTATAACTATCAATGATGATGTATATGGGCGTTTATCTCCCTCAGATATACCTTCAATAATTCATAAATACACAAAAAATTCTTAA